aaagcctgtttattacccttttaaattgtgccacatttgtatggagcatgcatctgtgggatgagcagcaaagctgagTACAGGGGTTGCACCCGTgaaaaatttaccaaatctttTTTGCCAATGTCAAACaacttattctgccattgacccTTGTTTGGTGGTTTTGATgactgaagtttgaagaaacaagacatattaaagttattgtattgtactgtatcaggagcctcagtagcgtgtggaagaaccatacaaagccacaacagcctggtaCCTCCTCCTCatactggtcaccagcctggtaacacactgctgtgggatgacATCCCATtattcaaccagcatttgtcaccaGTCAGCCAGTGAGGTTGTGTTAATTACtttggcatgaacagcacacccaagctgatccaaCAAGTGTTAAATAGttttgaggtcaggactgcttgCGGGCCATTCCATCATTATCCcactgcattgagattgccaccaaggatgacaagccttgtttttcaaGTGAGGGGGTgccaccccacaccatcacactgtctccatAAGATGTTACTCTACCGGTGCAGCAATCGGCATAATGTCTagactcatcactgaacataacaTTACTCCACGTTATCAAGTTTCAGTGCTACTGACACCAGCACATATAAGCCTGACAgagaagggcagtcatggcaggcctcctggcagccctatgagaccagagattggctgCTTGCAGTCTGTTCCGGATTGTCCGGGCAGACAGCTGTCAGCCATATCATCCTGCAAatcttgactgcaaatctgtagaagacagcttATAGTTCTTAAGTGCTTACAGAATGAGGAAACTGTCTTCTTGGTGTGTCCTCTTCTTGGTCCCACTTTGCAGCCTGCCTCCGACATCCCCCATCATACAGAATTTGGCCTTCAGTTTTGAGATCATACTAGGGCTCactcactccaaataatgctgcaaGTTGGTTGTGCAGAGCATCCATTTGAAGTAGCCCTATCACACAATCAGGTGTCAGTCAGGCACTTGAGTGAAAACACCTGGGGGTatccagaagctcaaaacaagagttaaTAGCAATAGCAGAAAaggctgtttggcattggcagagaagatttggcaaatctttcttgggtgcaacccacatactcagctctgctgctcatcccacaaatgagTGTTCCTGCATAAAAAGgatttccaacagtataagactCATTAACCAGAGGCATTGTTAccacaaagaaataatctaccagtTTTTGTGCTAAGAGAGCTGGAGGTACAGACATAGCTTGCCACTGCCATCTGCTGATTCTATTGCACTAAGGTAGGAACGAAAATACTGAACCCAGAACAAAAGTACAGTAGGAGTCACCTGACAgggaagaaataaaacaaacaaggaTGAAAAGCTGCCATAAAAGTAAGTGTAAGgtttttatgaataaatcaaGTATTGGTATATGAGCCTGCActgaattttaaatgtgttcataTGCAAGGGCCAGAAATTTGAGCCCATACTGCAGAGAGGTTTGGAAAGTGGATGCCCAGGATGCCTAGATAACAGCATTCTTCTTGCACAGAGAGGTAAATATTATGCCCATTTATATGGCTTGTAATATTGTACATTTTTGGATGTGATATTTGGCATCTTGCAAATTTTTGCTGGCAAACTAAAGGAATAGGAAACTGACTCGTGGTAGTGAGCAAAGTGAGTGTAGTTTATGCTGATAGTTAGCCACACCATTGGTCACTGAATGTATAATCCAGGAAACCTTTATGTTAAAATCAATGAACAAAATTCTCCCACttaccataaaaacaaaaatggcgGCACAACACCACAGCAGAGAGAGATAATATGCTAGCCTCCCAAACAGGAGGCCTGCAACCACGCCTATGATCATcctaaagaaaaaacacaaacacaaaacataaataaataaaacagctaaaacagcagaaatgagtGATTTGGAGACTTGTTGACATTGATACAAGCTGTCAGTACCCGACATATTTGTAGCCAGAGAAGGCGAGCAGGTCTATGGTGGTAAGGTCAGTGTTCACAGTCACAAGATAAAGTGACAGGAGGACTGCAAGGACCTCCATTATGAGCCACACCAATGCTGAGCTGGCCTGAACTCCCAGCAACTCTGGGGAAAATCTGCAAGGTGCAAAAGCATTAaggtctgtttttatttactgtgaTTATATTTCTATCAGcataatgtatttaaaagtttaagtaTGGTACCATTTAGCTGTCAAGTAAACAGATTTATGCAGTAATCTTATAGCTTTGGCAAAAGAGTATCACAGTTGAACAGTTAAAAAGCTTAAAGTCTAATCACATCATATAGAGTTGAAGACAGAAACCTAAATACCCACTATTCAGCTGTCTACCAAATCTAATATGATATTAAATTAGCATGAAGTCTATTCAAAACCtgcatttatataaaaaaagatatatGTTTACTTGTTCTGTGTGCCAAGGGCAAGTCCAGCCACCAGGACATATGTGATGAATCCCATGGAGGGAATGTAGAGGTCGGGAGCGTTCACATCAAATCGTGGCGCCACAGGGGTGTCCTGCTGGTAGCTCACCTCCCAGTTCTACAACACAAACATGATCACACAACTTCTACATAAAACTTTAGGCTTTAAGCATGTTGCATTTCATTGGttacatatacattttttactGCATAGTGTAGTATATGTTTTCAGAAAAGCTCAGAAAAACTTGGGTTTTGTCAGAGTCTGGTGCAAAAAAGACGACATTTAACAGCTGAAAGCAAGACTTACCTCGTGCATATATGGGAAAACTAAAAGGCCTAACTTCTTCCCCACGTACACTGTATCCACAGCAAAGTAGTATTTGAGCTTTGAGATTGGGATAAACCTGTCCAGCTGTAACAAACAAGCACACAGACATAAAGATTATTTGTTGCTGGAGCAGGTTATCTTTCAATAAAGGAAAGAATTTAATGTGACTCTATGCACTAGACCCCAGACTGTTTGAGGGAAACCTTTCACATGCTTTCAAcagaaatatctaaaataattcttacatttttatccACCATTTCTCTACCATGGGATGCCAGTGAGCTGCCATATGCCATGGCTAGATTAGACATGGGGTCTGAAAGAATGGACTGGCCAGAAAATCCCGCTGATTGAGGTCCAGACTGCTGGTTCCTGctaaaacacaacataacaaaTGAGCTATCGAATCAAAAACATTTAGTCATAGGTACTACAGAAAATATGGGCTGATCATTACAGTTTTTACTGATATaagtgaaaatataaaaagaaaaacaatgtcCTGACTGTTGCAGTAGTATGAGTGAAAGTGAAATTTGCACCGTTTGTGCAATATTACAAACTGTGCATTGTTCTAACTCTCACACATACCCCTGGTTTACATTGCAACAGCCAGGacattgttttttcttgtaTATTTGTGCTTGTACAGGTTGGGTAATTTTATATGTAGTGCTTTAaacagttcattttttaaattctatttattgtgttttatttcatctgtaagttttttttttattcttttctatttttttctttatatttctaAACCAGGAGCTAATTTTGTTCTCCTCATGTTGTAAGCTGCAGAATAACCATAAAGCTCCTTGAATGCCAAAATAATAGTTCAatgcttttttcccctcaaagaGTCAAACTTCAAAACAAAGTCATGATCTATTCTAGCAGATGTGCCAGACTATAAAATCCAACAATACTATTGATTTGCATGGAGGTAACCTGTGCCTCACATTGACTGGCCACAGTAAAAATGTATAGCATATATCCCACCTGTATCCTGGCTGCGACCCAGGTGCAGCACTGCTTGTATCCTCAAACAGCTGGCTGCCTTCTGAGCCATCTGCAGAGCTGTTCCTCAGACGCATATTAGGCTCTGGGAGAAAGAGGAAGTGGTAAATAGAAGAGTTACGACAGTAAGTTGGTCTTTTCAGATTCAGCACAATTTGAAACTATTAAAAAGGCAAAGATTAGTAATGCAAGCAAACGCAAGGCAGCCATGGTTACAGGGGATTTGAGAAACCAGCATGCAACAGAATACATGGAGAGGAAGAAAACTACTTTACAAAGCTTATTTGTTAGATAGATACTCAGATTTGTAGTCATTAACGACCAGTCAATCACTAACACATGCTGAATTGTAAACTTACCTATGATTGTCAAagttgttttgatttattttaaatgctagTTCTGATTTGCCATACAAATGTGTCAAAGCTATATTTCTTTGCTACACTTTATTGacactttttctgtttcagttttCATGGACATTCCTGAATTAATGTTTAGAGTTTCATAGCATACTAAGGACATGATCCTCAATGAAATATAGTagtactgaaaatgaaaaacaggcCTCTTTAGATGTATAATGATAGTCTTGCTGGACTATGGACTAGATGACCCCATTTCCAATGGTGATCTATAAATTAAAACTACTGTTAGCAGaacttaaaataaaaggtaattAGAGTTGATTTACACACAAGTTACATATTGTTTCCACAACTGTGCATGCTCTGTGTGGAGAAGATCAATTTGACTATTTCCTGAGGGAGTCTTTTCTTCATGACACACTTATCTAAGATCAGATGACCTCAGCCTTAAGGGCTAAACACTGCTCTTTTTGTCTCATGGAAAAATAAGCAGGATAAATGTCACTTTTAATGTCCTCAGTTTACACGTAGTGGTGCAGAAACTTAAAATCTGGGAAACAGAGCGCCAAACGATGCCCTGtaatattttagaaataatgTTGTGGGCCCATGTCAGAGAGGTATCAAGTCTGGTGGTGGGAAACTGATCGAGATTAAACGAGAATATCTGCTATCTCCGACGGATAActattattgatattattataCGATTATTGATATTTTCATACGTCTGTCATTTACTTGAGGTCTTGGTCTTTGGCTTCTCTGCTTACACTTCATTTAACCAGGAACCCACAATATTTAAGCATGTCTTACCAAATGGTATATGTCatgaaacactaaaataaaGCCTACTTCCCAAAGCTCAGTTCCAACGTCTGATCCTGATTGACGCTTGTAAACAAAGTAACATCGTCATCCAACATGCCAAATTTAAGCTGACGCCAGCGTACAAAAGTTAAATATACGTAACGGTAAAACACAGCATAACTTTTATGGTTCAACAGCCTGGAAATATCGTAACATTTTGCAGGTTTATCACAGAAATCACCACAGAGAGGGGTGTGTACAACGGGGCTACCGTTAGCCGGACATATTAGCTAGTTAGCACCTATTATTAGCTGGCGTTGGTAATAGCTTCTTAGAAACGACTACACATTAAAATTATTCAGCAAATATCCCATACGGGCGGATTTTGACGCCGGTTTAGCCAGCTTAGTGTAAGGTTTGTTTGCCCGTGTTTCGTTAAGTTGTGTAACGGTTGTTTTAGTCGGCTAAAAATAGCGGCTTCCATAGGGCAACATCAGTGAGCTCAGTGGACACTTTAACTCTGAAAGCTAGCAAGAACAAACTGTACACATGCAGCCGGCGTGATTAATGGCTGACTTGATCGACAAAATCACGTACGTAACTTACGCTGTCTGAACCCACTCTGAGTAGCAGTGTAATCCATTTCGACTAACTTCAAGGTACCAGTAGCCGTTAGAAACTAACTGTACTGTGGTGTGGT
This region of Cheilinus undulatus linkage group 2, ASM1832078v1, whole genome shotgun sequence genomic DNA includes:
- the yif1b gene encoding protein YIF1B isoform X4; protein product: MDYTATQSGFRQQPNMRLRNSSADGSEGSQLFEDTSSAAPGSQPGYRNQQSGPQSAGFSGQSILSDPMSNLAMAYGSSLASHGREMVDKNLDRFIPISKLKYYFAVDTVYVGKKLGLLVFPYMHENWEVSYQQDTPVAPRFDVNAPDLYIPSMGFITYVLVAGLALGTQNKFSPELLGVQASSALVWLIMEVLAVLLSLYLVTVNTDLTTIDLLAFSGYKYVGMIIGVVAGLLFGRLAYYLSLLWCCAAIFVFMIRTLRLKLLSEAAAEGRLVRGTRNQLRMYLTMSIAAAQPVFMYWLTYHLIR
- the yif1b gene encoding protein YIF1B isoform X3, with amino-acid sequence MDYTATQSGFRQQPNMRLRNSSADGSEGSQLFEDTSSAAPGSQPGYSRNQQSGPQSAGFSGQSILSDPMSNLAMAYGSSLASHGREMVDKNLDRFIPISKLKYYFAVDTVYVGKKLGLLVFPYMHENWEVSYQQDTPVAPRFDVNAPDLYIPSMGFITYVLVAGLALGTQNKFSPELLGVQASSALVWLIMEVLAVLLSLYLVTVNTDLTTIDLLAFSGYKYVGMIIGVVAGLLFGRLAYYLSLLWCCAAIFVFMIRTLRLKLLSEAAAEGRLVRGTRNQLRMYLTMSIAAAQPVFMYWLTYHLIR
- the yif1b gene encoding protein YIF1B isoform X2, coding for MDYTATQSGFRQRKLQPNMRLRNSSADGSEGSQLFEDTSSAAPGSQPGYRNQQSGPQSAGFSGQSILSDPMSNLAMAYGSSLASHGREMVDKNLDRFIPISKLKYYFAVDTVYVGKKLGLLVFPYMHENWEVSYQQDTPVAPRFDVNAPDLYIPSMGFITYVLVAGLALGTQNKFSPELLGVQASSALVWLIMEVLAVLLSLYLVTVNTDLTTIDLLAFSGYKYVGMIIGVVAGLLFGRLAYYLSLLWCCAAIFVFMIRTLRLKLLSEAAAEGRLVRGTRNQLRMYLTMSIAAAQPVFMYWLTYHLIR
- the yif1b gene encoding protein YIF1B isoform X1, which codes for MDYTATQSGFRQRKLQPNMRLRNSSADGSEGSQLFEDTSSAAPGSQPGYSRNQQSGPQSAGFSGQSILSDPMSNLAMAYGSSLASHGREMVDKNLDRFIPISKLKYYFAVDTVYVGKKLGLLVFPYMHENWEVSYQQDTPVAPRFDVNAPDLYIPSMGFITYVLVAGLALGTQNKFSPELLGVQASSALVWLIMEVLAVLLSLYLVTVNTDLTTIDLLAFSGYKYVGMIIGVVAGLLFGRLAYYLSLLWCCAAIFVFMIRTLRLKLLSEAAAEGRLVRGTRNQLRMYLTMSIAAAQPVFMYWLTYHLIR